In Pirellula sp. SH-Sr6A, the DNA window TCAATGGTGTTCGGAGCACCTACGCCACGCTCGAGGGGTACAGTAGAACGGGGCTGCGGGGGGAATCGTTCCGCGACTGGTGGCTAATCGGTCGGGGTAAGGAATACGTCGGTTGTTTGCTAGTTTGCCGACACTCTCCGAAACTTGCCGAGTTGCTCTACCTGGGAATCGTCCCCGAGGAACGGGGCAAGGGCTTGTCATACGCCGTAATGACATTTCTATTGGATTGGTGTCGCCTTCATGGAGTTGGCAGAATCCTGCTGGCGGCGGACACTCGGAACGCGCCGGCGTTGAAACTGTACGAACGATTCGGCTTCGAAGATATCGGAACGGCTGAAGCTTGGTTCGCCTCTTTGGATCGAGCCGATTGTTGAGTACCGACTTTGCGCCGCGCTTCGGTTGGGTGACGCGCGACCGCCCCTGTTAGAATGCCATTGCCAACCAATGGGATAAACGTACGGAACACTCTTTTCCTGGTATGGAGCAAACAGACATGTCTAAGCGTAGCACTGAATCGAATGTCTCGAATACTGGTAGCGAATTCGACACCGAAACGCTGTTGAGAAATGTTGGACGCTTCCCATCGCAAGTATTGCCAGTTGCGATTTTGCGGGAATTGCAATCGCGTGGCAGTGCGATTCATGATTCCGTAGTTGCATCGATTCGTGACGCGCTCCAAGAGAACGAAAGTCCCATAGGCGGCTTATCCAACACGGCATTCTTCGCTTTTGCTTTGCTTCCCCCGATCGTCATCAAAGAAGACCAACCTCTGATCGAAACATTGATCAGGGCTTCTCTCAAGAGACTGGATGAAGTGATCGGTGATCTCTTCGGGGAAGCGATGTCGCGCCTGATCGCCAATTTCTTCCATCGCCGAAGCGCATATGAAGTGTTTGTGTGGATCGACCGTCTCATGAGCGAACCTGATCTTGAGGAACTAAACTGTCAACCGCTTTTGCGGGCGGTGACCATCGCCAATGCAATGGGCTGGTTGGATCGAACCGAAGCCGTCCCTTTCCTGGTGGAGCAACTGAAGAAGCGGGCCGGCAAGAAAGATGACACTGTGTCTGCGTTTGTGGTATCTGAATTATTCGATATGCCTGAACGACGATCGGAAGAGGTCGATTCAATCGTTCGCTCCAGTTTTGCTCGGCAACAGATTGATGAGTCGTACATTAACCTAGCGTTCTGGGATAACGAGGACGTGCTATATGGGGTTTTGTCTAAAGAGAGTTCTTGGGAGGATTGCGCCGAGGAGTTGCAGAATTGGTATTATGACTTTATCAGCTACGACTTCGATCCCGTCAATGCAACGTACCTTCCCAACCCACGCAGCAGTTCGAATTCGAAAATAAGCGAATCCGAAGCGCGTACCTTCGTCGAAAAACTCCGAACAGCGTCACGAAGTAGTTACCCCCGAGAAGCCGTCGACACACTGGATCGTGAATTCCCAGTCGCCTATCAAGCGATTATTGATCTGATAAGCCATGAACTATCTCAAACCCACCTGGACTCTGATTTGGAGTGCGGAAGGAGCGTGTATCTGGGATTGGTTCTCCTCGTCAGCAATAGCATGCCATTGCCACAAGAGGTACTGCACGCATTCCTGGATTTGCCCGATTCTCGCTTGGAACAAATTGTTGGACAACAGTTCGGTTTGGTCGTGAAATGCATTGCCCAATCACCGATCCAGGACGTCGGAATCATTGAGCAATGGATTTGGGACCCTGACCGACGCGATGCAAATCGCCGCGATATGGTGGGCTATTACTCCAACGCTTGTTTTCGCAATACGTTAGATCGCGAAGTCGCCATCGAGGCCTTGGCCAAGGGACTGCGCAAGGCGCTGACGCAGACCCCTTCGTTGGTCGCTCCGTTTGCCGAGAACCTCACCCGTCTGTCGCCTACTGAACATGCTTTGCTTCTCGAAGAAGCATTCGAAGAGGTGGACGTGGAATGGATGATCGCCAAGGACGACTTGCGACATATGATGACCGACGTCCGAATTGCAAAGGAAATCTTTGAGGATTACTTTCAGATTCGGCAAAGCATCCTGGAAATCGTTTCGTTCGGGGGGATGTTTGACATCGCCGCGATTCTTGAAAAACCATCTGATCCGCCAATTTCACATGAGACTGGCCAGAGACCCTCTGGATTGGAGGCGACTCCACCAAGCTTCTCCGTGACAGGAACGATTCGGAATGAAGAAAGGACGTCACGCAACTCATCGTGTCCGTGCGGAAGTGGGAAGAAGTTCAAAAAATGTTGCATGAGAAAGTAGTCGTTGCGTCTCGATTCTTGGGTAAGTCTCAAAGGGTTGCTCGCCAAAAGTTAGCTCATGATTTCCGTTACCCTTCCCTCCGCGTCTCTCCGCGATCTCCGCGTTGAATCCTTCTTGGGCAGATTGGCGACGGCGAATCAACCGCGGAGGGCGCGGAGTACCGCGTAGGTGATACCGAGTCGCTGCGGACGAAATCTGCCTTCCGATACGCTCGTCGAAAGATCGCTTTCTGATGCGTTATGTTCCGTTCTTTGCGCCTCGCCGCCTTAACGAGAAACAGCCCCCTCCAATCTCTATTGGTCAACATCTTCTCGCGCCCGGAGGTCTGGCCAGCTTGAACTACGATCTTGGAGGCCCTAGCGATGGAAAAACCTTGATTGCCGCATCAGTAAACTGCCCTGTAGTTTCTATCTGGCGTGTTCTTGCATGGATCTTCATTTGTCTTCCTCTCCGCGTCTCTCCGCGATCTCCGCGGTGAATCCTTCTTGGGCAGATTGGCGATGGCGAATCAACCGCGGAGGTGATACCGAGTAGTCATTGACAAACGGTTTGAATTGACGTATCGTATATCGACGATAGGCAATTAAGTGTCCAGAAGCGAGTTGCAGTGTGAAAGCAAAATCGAAGGTCCGATCCAAATCAGAATCGCAAACTTGCTGCACCACAGGTGAGAAGGTGTCGCTGCCCGATGTCGCTTGGGCGGAGGATTTGGCCAAGCTGACATGGGCGCTGGCTCACCCCGCTCGCGTTCGTATCGTTCGATTGTTGTTAAGCCGTACCTCTTGTGTATGCGGTGAGATTGTCGAAGAGATGCCGTTGGCCCAATCAACGGTTTCCCAGCACTTGAAAATCCTGAAGGAATCAGGCTTGGTACAAGGCGAAATCGACGGGCCACGGGTCTGCTACTGCATCAACAAAAATGCGATGGCGAAATTGAAAAAACTCATTGCTAGCTTGTAAAAACACGCCAGCGTTCCGTCCTCATTTCCTAACCACTGGGAAGGCAAAGACCATGAAAACCATTCAAGTTTACGACAAACCGATG includes these proteins:
- a CDS encoding YecA family protein, translated to MSKRSTESNVSNTGSEFDTETLLRNVGRFPSQVLPVAILRELQSRGSAIHDSVVASIRDALQENESPIGGLSNTAFFAFALLPPIVIKEDQPLIETLIRASLKRLDEVIGDLFGEAMSRLIANFFHRRSAYEVFVWIDRLMSEPDLEELNCQPLLRAVTIANAMGWLDRTEAVPFLVEQLKKRAGKKDDTVSAFVVSELFDMPERRSEEVDSIVRSSFARQQIDESYINLAFWDNEDVLYGVLSKESSWEDCAEELQNWYYDFISYDFDPVNATYLPNPRSSSNSKISESEARTFVEKLRTASRSSYPREAVDTLDREFPVAYQAIIDLISHELSQTHLDSDLECGRSVYLGLVLLVSNSMPLPQEVLHAFLDLPDSRLEQIVGQQFGLVVKCIAQSPIQDVGIIEQWIWDPDRRDANRRDMVGYYSNACFRNTLDREVAIEALAKGLRKALTQTPSLVAPFAENLTRLSPTEHALLLEEAFEEVDVEWMIAKDDLRHMMTDVRIAKEIFEDYFQIRQSILEIVSFGGMFDIAAILEKPSDPPISHETGQRPSGLEATPPSFSVTGTIRNEERTSRNSSCPCGSGKKFKKCCMRK
- a CDS encoding ArsR/SmtB family transcription factor, producing MSLPDVAWAEDLAKLTWALAHPARVRIVRLLLSRTSCVCGEIVEEMPLAQSTVSQHLKILKESGLVQGEIDGPRVCYCINKNAMAKLKKLIASL